The DNA segment CCTCACAGCAAATATGTTACTGTACTCGATAATTGGTTGTGCACCCACTatgggaacaatgggcatttcAAGGAAAATTGCAAAGCAATGGTtcaatctctacagaaaaataaagtttttacTGAGAAAGTAACTGCCGAAAAAGGACCAGGTGCCACTCATAAAAAATGTGTGTTACCTGCAATGGACTAAAAGAGCACTTATTCATCTGCTTGCttattacaagggacccaaacttgcttgggttcctaaatctaacccatgaTCTCCTTGTGCAGGGAACAATGGAAGGAAACAGTCAATAATGGTTCATAGATAGTGGTTGCTTAAAGCACATGACTGGAAATACtatggactttctttcactaaaaacCATGCaatgagggagtgtatcctttggaaatgggaaaaaggggtacattTTTGGTGTTGGAAAATTTGGAAAGTCACTCACTCACTcaattgagaatgtgtactatgtcaatggtcttgagtacagtctcttgagtgtttctcagatttatgataaaggaaacaaggtggagttcttgtccaagatatgcaCAGTTACAAAtctggtaactggtgaagtggtacttgtggcaaaaagatacaagaacatctatgtttcTGATTTCAAGTCTCTACAAAGTGGTGATCTAAGTTGCTTGAAaactgttgatgatgatgctgaactgtGTCACAGAAGACTGGGCacacaagcttctctcttctgAATAAACTAATTTAGAAGGAACTGGTTCGTGGTCTGCTCATGTCAAAGTTCAAAGAACATAAAGTTTGTGATATCTGTGCTAGAGGGAAGCATGTGAAGTCCTCATTCAAGTCAAAGAAAGATGTCAACACCTCAAAACCACTTGATCTCCTTCATATGGATATGCATGGACCAATGAGAGTGCAAAAACATGAGAGGAAAAATGTACAtctttgtgatagtggatgactactccagattcacttGGACTCTATTTCTTAGAACAAAAGATAAAACCTTTGAAGTATTTGTAGCCTTTGTAAAGAAAATCCAAGTGAATAGTagcatgcattagatcagatcatggaacaAAGTTTAACAATGACAAGTTTGATGAATTCTGTACCGAGAATGGAattactcacaacttctcagcccCAAGAACTGCCCAgaaaaatggagttgtggaaaagaagaaaaaaactcttgaggaaatggcaagaacaatgttgaTCGACAGTGTGATTGCAAAGAACTTCTTTGTTGAAGCTGTCAACATTGCCTGCAACTTGgggaacaggtgcatgatcagatctctCTTGAACAAAACTCCCTATGAGTTGCTGAATGAAAGGAAgcccaagctgactcacctaagaacatttgggtgcaaatgttatgttctcaacaataaaaataattaacttggaaaatttgatgccaagagtTATAAAGGAATCTTTTGGGGGTATTCTTCTCAAAGCAAAGCTTATAAGAAATACAACAAGCAGACTCAGTGTGTTGAGAAAAGTGTTCACATAATCTTTGACGAGTCTTATCCCTCCTGTGAGAAAATCAACAAGTATGATCAAGATAGGGAGCCCTTACTGGTTCTAGGTGACgtcattgacatgacaaatgCAAAGGCAGACATGATGAGTCAAGTGAAGGAGCCAAGTGGAGACAATGCAGCTTCTTCCTCAAGGGAACCAGGTACCATAATTACAACCactaaagctgaagaaagagtggtggATGTAGTGCAAGTACTCCACAGGTAGCTGAGAAAAGAATACAAGGGAACTAGTTAGATCTACCCAGCTCCTCTACAATTGGGTTCAAGTGACcaactggaaacacaaaagctcccaTCCTCTTGACAATATAATTGCCCCTCTAGATTCAGGTGTGCAAATCCGATCAAAAGttagaaattcacttgccttcttagCCTTTATTTCCTAAATAGAACCTAAAAATATCAAGGAAACCTTAAAAGATGCTGCCTGGATCACAGCTATGCAAGATGAGTTGCATTAGTTTGAAAGGAACAATGTATGACACATGGTACCTAGACCCTCTGATCGAACCATCATAGGAACCAAGTGGGTAGCTTGATGAGCATGGAAACACTACAAAGAACAAGGCTAGGCTAGTAGTTCAAggttacaatcaggaggaaggaatCGATTATGATGAGACGTTTTCTGCAGTTGCTCAtatggaagctattagaatcaTAATTGCTTTTGCATCACATATGGAATTCActctgttccaaatggatgttacaagtgcatttctgaatggatttcttaaggaagaagtctatgttaaGCAACATCTGGGGTTTGAATGTCATGTGCACCCTGAATATGTATTTAAATTGAACAATGCATTGTATAGGTTGAAGCAGGCTCCTCGATCTTGGTATGAGAGGCTATCAAAGGTcctcttagaaaatggttttataagaggaaaaattgacaacaCATTGTTCCTGAAGAAATGGGGGAAGAACCTGCTCATTGTttaggtatatgttgatgatatcatttgtgtgaaaaatttgcaaaactcatgtaaagtgagtttgaaatgagtatgataggTGAGTTAAATTTCTTCTTGCATTTTTAAGTGAAGCAGTCCACAAAGGGTACATTCATCTGCCAGCAGAAATACATGAAGGACCTCCTAAAgaggtttgatatggaagcatcaaaagtgatagacactcccattgccactgctactcgactggacatggatgagtCTGGATCTCCTGTaaatcaaaccatgtatagaagtattattgggtctcttctctacCTCACTGCCAACAGACCTGATATTGTCTTTAGTATGGGGCTGTGTGCAAGATTTcagtcaaatcccaaggaatctcatctgaaagcTACCAAAAGAATTTGGAGATATCTTAAGGGAACACATGATTTGGTCCTGTACTACCCTTCAGGGGACAATTTTAATcttattgggtatgctgatgctgactatgctGGTTATCTTATGGACAGGAAAAGtacttctggaatggctcactttctGGGATTATGTCTCATCTCATagggcacaaggaagcaaaactcagtggctctttcaatggctgaagcagaatatatagcTGTGGCTTCTTGCTGTGCTCAGCTCttatggatcaaacaacaattGGAATATTTCGGTGTGTACACTGGCTGTATGCCCCTTCTACATGATAACACCAGTGCACTTAACATGGCTAACAATCTAGTTCAACATAAAAGAACCAAGCACATTTATGTGAGACATCATTTTCTGAGGGACAATGTGGAAAAAGGGCTTATCTATATGAAGTTCTGCAGTACAGTCTTCCAAATCGCAAATATCTTTACCAAAGCATTGAGCAGAGAACATTTTAAAAGAAATAGGATGGAGCTGGGGCTAATAAAGCTAAATTGAGAACTTGATTCCCATCAGATTGGCTATGAAAGTCACACTCAGGTAACATTAGCAAAAGTGTTTTCCggccaagtctaactcacttcaataccgttgcaAGTAGACACGCATGATGATTATGGAAGCTATAGATGCACTGCATGGATGGTAAAAGAGGATTGAAATTTTTCAAAGacaggtcaagaacctggttcttctaccACAGGTTAGTAGTCCTGTGCATTTTTTTCATACATATCTTAAAAAGGCCCAAAACTCAAGTGCCATGTCATACACCTTTTCAGACTCTGTTGTCacatcttttcatttcaaatcctttccatctccctctgaaatgTTAAAACTCCCCACACACTACTACCATTTTAAAACCggtttctctttctttctctctctctctctctccctccccCATAATTATCTTCTCCTATTAAAACCCTCTCTTCTTCTTGAACGATCATACTCCCCTCTTCAGCTTTTCTCAAAAAATTCTCAACTGTATCCTTGCAATGGCTAAAAATCACCCGATAATTCCTTCTTCAGTTGAGAACACCCCAGAGAAAACCCTTGATTCTTCCATCCCTGATGAACCTTCTTTCATCACTCCA comes from the Nicotiana sylvestris chromosome 4, ASM39365v2, whole genome shotgun sequence genome and includes:
- the LOC138890587 gene encoding secreted RxLR effector protein 161-like, translating into MKDLLKRFDMEASKVIDTPIATATRLDMDESGSPVNQTMYRSIIGSLLYLTANRPDIVFSMGLCARFQSNPKESHLKATKRIWRYLKGTHDLVLYYPSGDNFNLIGYADADYAGYLMDRKSTSGMAHFLGLCLIS